In a genomic window of Mercenaria mercenaria strain notata chromosome 19, MADL_Memer_1, whole genome shotgun sequence:
- the LOC128550982 gene encoding deleted in malignant brain tumors 1 protein-like, with product MENGIFTWTVGTGLRYINTDITFIVIDSLNALAKSIVTINYCGCEEPGQCSSITSNSNSTDNVKKASCNCPEYATGLYCELIQNTCPNITCYQNDLCNATAYRLSDSWPCAPCPNGRRQVMTPKQQTCEGKLEDSVNVKCNSSQWDISMDIDLLKTSYPGIRPHDIYLGESQCHGKLEGSILKFNYNISSCKTTKMTSGITHIFSNKLFYVIFDPVIPFLIRRHIWTFAVECDVIKGGTGTSHLHHGIETHHATYVEHYNVTVELFSDQHFQHPINGRTGIVHVGEDVYVKVSTTISDWNTKMRLHTCFTRPNSNATSDMDVVLINNGCEVDGNTHIISQSTHETRFVFQDFEYLTNDEGLDIYCNATYCDSKDYSSGCVQTCHQGPSLVG from the exons AAAATGGTATATTTACATGGACAGTTGGCACTGGTTTAAGGTATATAAACACAGATATAACATTCATCGTTATAGATAGTTTAAATGCTCTAGCAAAAAGTATAGTAACTATCAATTACTGTGGATGTGAAGAACCGGGACAATGCTCTTCTATTACGTCTAATTCAAATTCTACAG ATAATGTAAAAAAGGCATCATGTAATTGTCCAGAATATGCTACCGGATTGTACTGCGAATTGATACAAAATACATGTCCAAATATTACATGCTACCAAAATGATTTATGCAATGCGACGGCCTACCGACTATCAGATAGCTGGCCATGTGCTCCGTGTCCGAATGGAAGACGTCAAGTAATGACTCCAAAACAACAAACTTGTGAAG GCAAGTTGGAAGATTCAGTTAATGTGAAGTGCAATAGCTCACAATGGGATATAAGCATGGATATTGACCTGTTAAAGACAAGTTACCCCGGAATCAGACCTCATGACATATATTTAGGGGAATCACAATGCCACGGAAAACTAGAAGGGTCCATCCTAAAGTTCAACTATAATATTAGTAgctgtaaaacaacaaaaatg ACATCAGGCATTACACACATCTTtagcaataaattattttatgtcatCTTTGATCCTGTTATACCGTTTTTAATTCGTCGACACATATGGACTTTTGCTGTAGAGTGTGATGTTATCAAAGGGGGAACGGGGACATCACATTTACATCATGGCATTGAAACACATCATGCAACATACGTTGAACATTATAATGTCACTGTGGAGCTTTTTAGTGATCAACACTTTCAGCACCCTATTAATGGAAGAACCGGAATTGTCCATGTAGGAGAGGACGTATACGTCAAGGTGTCTACGACCATATCAGATTGGAATACAAAAATGCGACTTCACACGTGTTTTACTAGACCAAATAGCAATGCGACAAGTGACATGGATGTTGTTTTGATAAATAATGG aTGTGAAGTAGACGGCAACACACACATTATTTCGCAGTCAACACATGAGACgagatttgtttttcaagattttGAGTATCTTACAAATGATGAAGGGCTAGACATTTACTGTAACGCAACATATTGTGATTCTAAGGATTACTCGTCAGGTTGCGTACAGACCTGCCATCAAGGTCCTTCATTGGTCGGATGA